Proteins encoded within one genomic window of Anaerohalosphaeraceae bacterium:
- a CDS encoding ABC transporter ATP-binding protein, whose translation MIEIRLEGISKAYAQGAGSGPVLEKIDLVIEPGEFFFLLGPSRCGKTTLLRILAGLLEPTSGRILFDGRDVTHLAAEKRRTAMVFQNYALWPHLKVIENVEFGPQMQGIEPERRRKIAMEKLAVVQMEAFAQRKPNQLSGGQQQRVALARALAAQPQCLLLDEPLSNLDARLRAKMRTELRRLVKESQTTAVYVTHDQKEALSMADRIAVLSGGRIVQLGRPEEIYQRPKNEFVADFIGEANFLTGNLLQTSPVKIRTEAGVLASEMKTDRTAGSAVKCCVRPEKVQIHDIKDFADRNRPNLLAGTVQSIAYYGELSQIEVRLNAGVVWTVTVFSGRAEGLLPGAEVLCGVNPADVIVLEG comes from the coding sequence TTGGTGATTGAGCCGGGGGAGTTTTTCTTTCTGCTGGGGCCCAGCAGGTGCGGCAAGACGACGCTGCTGCGGATTTTGGCGGGTCTGCTGGAGCCGACAAGCGGCCGGATTTTGTTCGACGGGCGGGATGTGACGCATCTGGCGGCGGAGAAGCGGCGGACGGCGATGGTCTTCCAGAATTATGCGCTCTGGCCGCATCTGAAGGTGATTGAGAATGTCGAGTTCGGGCCGCAGATGCAGGGCATTGAGCCGGAGCGGCGGCGGAAGATTGCGATGGAGAAGCTGGCGGTGGTGCAGATGGAGGCGTTTGCCCAGCGCAAGCCCAATCAGCTCTCAGGCGGTCAGCAGCAGCGGGTGGCGCTGGCACGGGCGCTGGCGGCGCAGCCGCAGTGTCTTCTGCTGGATGAACCGCTGAGCAATCTGGATGCACGGCTGCGGGCAAAGATGCGAACGGAACTGCGGCGGCTGGTGAAGGAATCGCAGACAACGGCGGTGTATGTGACGCATGACCAGAAAGAGGCGCTGTCGATGGCGGACCGAATTGCGGTGCTCTCCGGCGGGCGGATTGTGCAGCTCGGCAGACCAGAGGAGATTTATCAGCGGCCGAAAAATGAATTTGTAGCGGATTTTATCGGCGAGGCAAATTTTTTAACAGGAAATCTGTTGCAAACCAGTCCTGTGAAGATTCGTACAGAGGCGGGGGTTCTGGCGTCTGAAATGAAGACAGACCGAACGGCGGGGTCGGCGGTGAAATGCTGCGTGCGTCCGGAAAAGGTGCAGATTCACGACATAAAAGATTTTGCGGATAGAAATCGCCCAAACCTTCTGGCGGGGACGGTTCAAAGCATTGCCTACTACGGTGAATTAAGTCAGATAGAAGTGCGGCTGAATGCGGGGGTTGTGTGGACGGTGACGGTTTTTTCCGGTCGGGCGGAGGGGCTTTTGCCGGGAGCAGAGGTTTTGTGCGGGGTCAATCCGGCAGATGTAATTGTCCTGGAGGGGTAA
- a CDS encoding PEP-CTERM sorting domain-containing protein, which translates to MKKFCLLLLLCAWVGPSFAAILMSDNFDSYTNGNLVGQGGWAAHSGAGNAPVQVVNGTVKLITQSTSAEDVNKSVGATMGSGDIWYAGLDVIVGSASTGKDYFAHFLQGTSNFAARVGVDMASGGKFAFGLFGVSAYPGALTGYVYDVEQTYRVVTSYNFTTGLCTMWVNGTEVLTQNWYTSNANTAYAFRQGTSGSLRLTVDNLVVATTYAEAAVPEPATMALLGLGGLLAVVRRK; encoded by the coding sequence ATGAAGAAATTCTGTTTGTTGCTGTTATTGTGTGCATGGGTTGGTCCCAGTTTTGCCGCCATTTTGATGTCTGACAATTTTGATTCTTACACCAATGGAAATTTGGTCGGGCAAGGCGGCTGGGCGGCTCACAGCGGTGCCGGAAATGCACCTGTACAGGTTGTGAATGGAACAGTGAAACTGATCACACAGAGTACTTCGGCGGAAGATGTGAACAAGTCGGTTGGGGCGACCATGGGGTCGGGAGATATCTGGTATGCCGGATTGGATGTGATTGTCGGTTCGGCCTCGACGGGAAAAGATTATTTTGCTCATTTCCTGCAGGGAACGAGCAATTTTGCAGCCCGCGTAGGTGTAGATATGGCAAGCGGCGGCAAGTTTGCGTTCGGCCTGTTTGGAGTTTCAGCCTATCCCGGGGCTTTGACGGGCTATGTTTATGATGTAGAACAGACCTATCGAGTTGTTACATCCTACAATTTTACGACCGGCCTTTGCACGATGTGGGTTAACGGTACAGAAGTCCTGACCCAGAACTGGTATACAAGCAATGCGAACACGGCTTATGCTTTTCGCCAGGGAACCAGCGGTTCGCTGCGTTTGACGGTGGACAATCTGGTTGTGGCTACAACGTATGCCGAGGCAGCTGTGCCGGAGCCGGCGACGATGGCTCTGCTGGGGCTGGGCGGATTGCTGGCTGTTGTCCGTCGGAAATAA